A window of Coturnix japonica isolate 7356 chromosome 2, Coturnix japonica 2.1, whole genome shotgun sequence contains these coding sequences:
- the LOC107309926 gene encoding uncharacterized protein LOC107309926 isoform X2: MDPEAEVKKQVNPFYCNICKIWCASALNLQTHFLGFKHKKVEEALKAHGIVKTASGAGDQVKAPVRLPSYVQTKPERYHGQTLEEQLNTCKDSEPALGLNYIIEYRSKDNFPFLYECQLCHCKTGLSNMFMHVCGSKHRLAYLKQHYPEIAESDEVKGKGSELNRKVRQVALTIEKKEGRKQLKVVIEAPVIRKRWQEYPNADDSPSKAKVQHVDMSLDNEEGIDSKNKDGKLEDPIQEEKNTQEVQENCEKEQTILDEKVETSKAAESTKDNLTEEGNKGSSSEKCEANIQLQEENEEVEQAPAAVAEEFTSQEELLNYLQSFEILNEDDAAFILKVTQTLTDALVEYRQQAASKKTIPAADQLKSPYQ, from the exons ATGGACCCTGAGGCGGAGGTGAAGAAGCAGGTGAACCCCTTCTACTGCAAC ATTTGCAAAATCTGGTGTGCTTCCGCATTGAACTTGCAGACTCACTTCCTTGGATTCAAGCACAAGAAG GTTGAAGAAGCCCTGAAGGCTCACGGCATTG TTAAAACTGCGAGCGGCGCAGGGGACCAAGTGAAAGCACCTGTAAGACTTCCCAGTTACG TGCAAACTAAGCCAGAAAGGTATCATGGGCAGACCTTGGAAGAGCAGCTTAATACATGTAAAGATTCAGAACCTGCACTTG GACTTAATTATATAATTGAATATCGATCGAAAGAtaactttccttttctctatgAGTGTCAACTGTGCCACTGTAAAACAGGGCTGAGCAACATGTTCATGCACGTTTGTGGCTCCAAGCACAGACTGGCATACCTG AAACAACATTATCCTGAGATAGCAGAATCCGATGAAGTTAAGGGAAAAGGCTCTGAACTGAACAGGAAAGTTAGGCAAGTTGCATTAACAAttgagaagaaggaaggaagaaaacaattaaag gTTGTTATAGAAGCTCCAGTAATCAGGAAAAGATGGCAAGAAT ATCCTAATGCAGATGACAGCCCTTCAAAAGCTAAAGTTCAGCATGTGGATATGTCACTTGATAATGAAGAAGGAATAGACAGTAAGAATAAAGATGGAAAATTGGAAGATCCGATTCAAG aagaaaaaaacactcaagAGGTGCAGGAAAACTGTGAGAAAGAACAGACAATACTGGATGAGAAGGTTGAAACTAGCAAGGCTGCTGAAAGCACTAAAGACAACCTCACTGAAGAAGGCAACAAAGGCAGCAGttctgaaaa ATGTGAGGCCAATATAcaactgcaggaagaaaacgAGGAAGTCGAG CAAGCACCTGCAGCAGTTGCTGAAGAATTCACTAGTCAGGAAGAACTGTTGAATTACCTG caaagtTTTGAGATATTGAATGAAGATGATGCTGCTTTTATCCTAAAAGTCACACAGACTCTCACAGATGCATTGGTGGAATATCGTCAGCAAGCTGCATcaaaaaaa actATTCCAGCAGCCGATCAGCTAAAAAGTCCTTATCAGTAA
- the LOC107309926 gene encoding uncharacterized protein LOC107309926 isoform X1, producing the protein MDPEAEVKKQVNPFYCNICKIWCASALNLQTHFLGFKHKKVEEALKAHGIVKTASGAGDQVKAPVRLPSYVQTKPERYHGQTLEEQLNTCKDSEPALGLNYIIEYRSKDNFPFLYECQLCHCKTGLSNMFMHVCGSKHRLAYLKQHYPEIAESDEVKGKGSELNRKVRQVALTIEKKEGRKQLKVVIEAPVIRKRWQEYPNADDSPSKAKVQHVDMSLDNEEGIDSKNKDGKLEDPIQEEKNTQEVQENCEKEQTILDEKVETSKAAESTKDNLTEEGNKGSSSEKCEANIQLQEENEEVEQAPAAVAEEFTSQEELLNYLQSFEILNEDDAAFILKVTQTLTDALVEYRQQAASKKELLDNEPNGEEALEHSTEQSELTSADISDSDTDYSSSRSAKKSLSVNEEDELQNFSTGSLDTAYENNITTEFLNSVRNMNVEEVTATLHKIAATNPTFRGMDIPNVVKILTESGTLRRPSNGSTH; encoded by the exons ATGGACCCTGAGGCGGAGGTGAAGAAGCAGGTGAACCCCTTCTACTGCAAC ATTTGCAAAATCTGGTGTGCTTCCGCATTGAACTTGCAGACTCACTTCCTTGGATTCAAGCACAAGAAG GTTGAAGAAGCCCTGAAGGCTCACGGCATTG TTAAAACTGCGAGCGGCGCAGGGGACCAAGTGAAAGCACCTGTAAGACTTCCCAGTTACG TGCAAACTAAGCCAGAAAGGTATCATGGGCAGACCTTGGAAGAGCAGCTTAATACATGTAAAGATTCAGAACCTGCACTTG GACTTAATTATATAATTGAATATCGATCGAAAGAtaactttccttttctctatgAGTGTCAACTGTGCCACTGTAAAACAGGGCTGAGCAACATGTTCATGCACGTTTGTGGCTCCAAGCACAGACTGGCATACCTG AAACAACATTATCCTGAGATAGCAGAATCCGATGAAGTTAAGGGAAAAGGCTCTGAACTGAACAGGAAAGTTAGGCAAGTTGCATTAACAAttgagaagaaggaaggaagaaaacaattaaag gTTGTTATAGAAGCTCCAGTAATCAGGAAAAGATGGCAAGAAT ATCCTAATGCAGATGACAGCCCTTCAAAAGCTAAAGTTCAGCATGTGGATATGTCACTTGATAATGAAGAAGGAATAGACAGTAAGAATAAAGATGGAAAATTGGAAGATCCGATTCAAG aagaaaaaaacactcaagAGGTGCAGGAAAACTGTGAGAAAGAACAGACAATACTGGATGAGAAGGTTGAAACTAGCAAGGCTGCTGAAAGCACTAAAGACAACCTCACTGAAGAAGGCAACAAAGGCAGCAGttctgaaaa ATGTGAGGCCAATATAcaactgcaggaagaaaacgAGGAAGTCGAG CAAGCACCTGCAGCAGTTGCTGAAGAATTCACTAGTCAGGAAGAACTGTTGAATTACCTG caaagtTTTGAGATATTGAATGAAGATGATGCTGCTTTTATCCTAAAAGTCACACAGACTCTCACAGATGCATTGGTGGAATATCGTCAGCAAGCTGCATcaaaaaaa GAACTCTTAGATAATGAACCTAATGGAGAAGAAGCATTGGAACATTCTACAGAACAATCTGAGCTGACTTCTGCAGATATTAGTGATTCTGATACTG actATTCCAGCAGCCGATCAGCTAAAAAGTCCTTATCAGTAAATGAGGAAGATGAACTGCAAAACTTTTCAACCGGCTCTTTGGACACAGCGTATGAGAACAACATCACCACTGAATTTTTGAACAGCGTGAGAAATATGAATGTCGAGGAAGTTACTGCTACTCTACACAAAATAGCAGCTACAAATCCAACTTTCAGAG
- the LOC107309926 gene encoding uncharacterized protein LOC107309926 isoform X3: MDPEAEVKKQVNPFYCNICKIWCASALNLQTHFLGFKHKKVEEALKAHGIVKTASGAGDQVKAPVRLPSYVQTKPERYHGQTLEEQLNTCKDSEPALGLNYIIEYRSKDNFPFLYECQLCHCKTGLSNMFMHVCGSKHRLAYLKQHYPEIAESDEVKGKGSELNRKVRQVALTIEKKEGRKQLKVVIEAPVIRKRWQEYPNADDSPSKAKVQHVDMSLDNEEGIDSKNKDGKLEDPIQEEKNTQEVQENCEKEQTILDEKVETSKAAESTKDNLTEEGNKGSSSEKCEANIQLQEENEEVEQAPAAVAEEFTSQEELLNYLQSFEILNEDDAAFILKVTQTLTDALVEYRQQAASKKGFVSMKC; encoded by the exons ATGGACCCTGAGGCGGAGGTGAAGAAGCAGGTGAACCCCTTCTACTGCAAC ATTTGCAAAATCTGGTGTGCTTCCGCATTGAACTTGCAGACTCACTTCCTTGGATTCAAGCACAAGAAG GTTGAAGAAGCCCTGAAGGCTCACGGCATTG TTAAAACTGCGAGCGGCGCAGGGGACCAAGTGAAAGCACCTGTAAGACTTCCCAGTTACG TGCAAACTAAGCCAGAAAGGTATCATGGGCAGACCTTGGAAGAGCAGCTTAATACATGTAAAGATTCAGAACCTGCACTTG GACTTAATTATATAATTGAATATCGATCGAAAGAtaactttccttttctctatgAGTGTCAACTGTGCCACTGTAAAACAGGGCTGAGCAACATGTTCATGCACGTTTGTGGCTCCAAGCACAGACTGGCATACCTG AAACAACATTATCCTGAGATAGCAGAATCCGATGAAGTTAAGGGAAAAGGCTCTGAACTGAACAGGAAAGTTAGGCAAGTTGCATTAACAAttgagaagaaggaaggaagaaaacaattaaag gTTGTTATAGAAGCTCCAGTAATCAGGAAAAGATGGCAAGAAT ATCCTAATGCAGATGACAGCCCTTCAAAAGCTAAAGTTCAGCATGTGGATATGTCACTTGATAATGAAGAAGGAATAGACAGTAAGAATAAAGATGGAAAATTGGAAGATCCGATTCAAG aagaaaaaaacactcaagAGGTGCAGGAAAACTGTGAGAAAGAACAGACAATACTGGATGAGAAGGTTGAAACTAGCAAGGCTGCTGAAAGCACTAAAGACAACCTCACTGAAGAAGGCAACAAAGGCAGCAGttctgaaaa ATGTGAGGCCAATATAcaactgcaggaagaaaacgAGGAAGTCGAG CAAGCACCTGCAGCAGTTGCTGAAGAATTCACTAGTCAGGAAGAACTGTTGAATTACCTG caaagtTTTGAGATATTGAATGAAGATGATGCTGCTTTTATCCTAAAAGTCACACAGACTCTCACAGATGCATTGGTGGAATATCGTCAGCAAGCTGCATcaaaaaaa GGTTTTGTTTCGATGAAGTGCTGA